One Natrinema longum genomic window carries:
- the trpB gene encoding tryptophan synthase subunit beta — MSTERERDGEYESGRTGSFGDYGGQYVPEALMPALQELEDAYERYVLENEDGFLDEFRERMRDFGGRPTPLQRADRLSERYDREIYLKREDLLHGGAHKLNNALGQVLLAKYMGKERIIAETGAGQHGTATAMAAAHLDMPCEIYMGRTDVNRQRPNVYRMRMNGAEVNPVEAGSATLKEAINETMRDWATTVERTHYVIGSVVGPHPFPQMVRDFQAVIGEEIRDQIQEQAGRLPDSVVACAGGGSNTMGTFHAFVPDEAVDLYAVEAGGSSLEIDEDAGLAPNSATLSTGTDGVLHGAMTKLLQGGDGQIVESHSVSAGLDYAGVGPELSHLVETGRVTPTNVDDDAALNGFHRLSRLEGIIPALESSHALGYLEEEHDELGDLVVVNVSGRGDKDLETVLEETEKRELEAAPDVEVFDQ, encoded by the coding sequence ATGAGCACGGAACGCGAACGGGACGGCGAGTACGAATCCGGACGGACGGGCAGCTTCGGCGACTACGGCGGTCAGTACGTCCCCGAGGCGCTGATGCCGGCGCTGCAGGAACTCGAGGACGCCTACGAGCGCTACGTTCTCGAAAACGAGGACGGATTTCTCGACGAGTTCCGCGAGCGCATGCGGGACTTCGGCGGGCGGCCGACGCCGCTGCAGCGCGCGGATCGGCTGAGCGAGCGCTACGACCGCGAGATCTACCTCAAGCGCGAGGACCTCCTCCACGGCGGGGCCCACAAGCTCAACAACGCGCTCGGACAGGTTCTCCTGGCCAAGTACATGGGTAAAGAGCGGATCATCGCCGAAACCGGTGCCGGACAACACGGCACCGCGACGGCGATGGCCGCGGCCCATCTGGACATGCCCTGCGAGATCTACATGGGCCGGACGGACGTCAACCGCCAGCGACCCAACGTCTATCGAATGCGAATGAACGGGGCCGAGGTGAACCCGGTCGAGGCCGGCAGCGCCACGCTGAAGGAGGCGATCAACGAGACGATGCGCGACTGGGCGACGACCGTCGAGCGGACCCACTACGTGATCGGCTCGGTCGTGGGGCCACACCCGTTCCCGCAGATGGTCCGTGACTTTCAGGCGGTCATCGGCGAGGAGATCCGCGATCAGATACAGGAGCAGGCGGGCCGACTCCCGGACAGCGTCGTCGCCTGCGCGGGCGGTGGCTCGAACACGATGGGCACGTTCCACGCGTTCGTTCCCGACGAAGCCGTCGACCTCTACGCCGTCGAGGCCGGCGGCTCGAGCCTCGAGATCGACGAAGACGCCGGACTCGCGCCGAACTCCGCGACGCTCTCGACGGGCACCGACGGCGTCCTCCACGGCGCGATGACGAAGCTCCTCCAGGGCGGTGACGGCCAGATCGTCGAGTCCCACAGCGTCAGCGCGGGGCTCGACTACGCCGGCGTCGGTCCCGAGCTGTCCCACCTCGTCGAGACCGGACGGGTCACGCCCACGAACGTCGACGACGACGCCGCGCTCAACGGCTTCCACCGGCTCTCGCGACTCGAGGGGATCATCCCCGCGCTCGAGTCGAGTCACGCGCTCGGGTATCTCGAGGAGGAACACGACGAACTCGGCGACCTCGTCGTCGTCAACGTCTCCGGTCGCGGCGACAAGGACCTCGAGACGGTGCTCGAGGAGACCGAGAAGCGTGAGCTCGAGGCCGCACCGGACGTCGAGGTGTTCGACCAGTGA
- the trpA gene encoding tryptophan synthase subunit alpha, protein MTDEARSENDAAYDSDVEAAIRENHPALVTYITAGDPSLEDTKAYVEALDRGGSDLIELGLPFSEPIAEGQTIQAAINRALAAGTTPDGFFELVEDLETEAPLLVMTYYNMILQYGSEADVRPFVERAAEAGLSGIIVPDLPAEESDPLREACDDNGLDLVFIIAPTTEGERLDSIMSQVSGFAYVQARLGTTGARANVSGATHDSLARLSEYDVPKAVGFGVSKGEHATEIVEAGADGVIVGSALIDIISSSETPGDAVDALEAKAAELKRGARRGADSLTVDPEERPEPEQP, encoded by the coding sequence GTGACCGACGAAGCACGATCCGAGAACGACGCGGCGTACGACAGCGACGTCGAAGCGGCCATCCGTGAGAACCACCCCGCGCTCGTCACCTACATCACCGCGGGTGACCCCTCGCTCGAGGACACGAAGGCGTACGTCGAGGCCCTGGATCGCGGGGGCTCGGATCTGATCGAGCTCGGGCTCCCGTTCTCGGAACCGATCGCGGAGGGGCAGACGATCCAGGCCGCGATCAACCGCGCGCTCGCGGCCGGGACGACCCCCGACGGGTTCTTCGAGCTGGTCGAAGACCTCGAGACCGAGGCACCGCTGCTGGTGATGACGTACTATAATATGATACTGCAGTATGGAAGCGAAGCCGACGTGCGGCCGTTCGTGGAGCGGGCCGCCGAAGCCGGCCTTTCGGGAATCATCGTTCCCGACTTGCCTGCCGAGGAATCCGATCCGCTTCGGGAGGCCTGCGACGACAACGGGCTCGACCTCGTCTTCATCATCGCGCCGACGACCGAGGGCGAGCGACTGGACAGTATCATGTCCCAGGTTTCGGGCTTTGCCTACGTCCAGGCCCGCCTCGGGACGACCGGCGCGCGAGCGAACGTCTCGGGTGCGACCCACGACAGCCTCGCGCGGCTCTCGGAGTACGACGTCCCCAAAGCCGTCGGCTTCGGCGTTAGCAAGGGCGAACACGCGACCGAGATCGTCGAGGCAGGGGCCGACGGCGTCATCGTCGGTAGTGCTCTCATCGACATCATTTCCTCGAGCGAGACGCCCGGCGACGCGGTCGACGCACTCGAGGCCAAAGCGGCGGAGCTCAAACGGGGCGCACGTCGCGGCGCGGATTCCCTCACGGTCGATCCGGAAGAACGACCGGAACCAGAACAGCCATAA
- a CDS encoding 2-amino-3,7-dideoxy-D-threo-hept-6-ulosonate synthase: MTTGTDARLERIGTDGSYVIIPMDHGITMGAVQGLKDIESTIDGVTSGGADAVLTQKGVAPRVHDNKNGKGYIVHLNGSTTIGPDEQDKRMTGTVEEAIRVGADAVSFHINVGSDHEPDQISQLSEVTEQAQRFGIPVLAMAYARGPGVDSADPEALGHAVRLAEELGADIVKTGYSGDAESFQHVVESTRLPVVIAGGSKGTDRETIEMVRGVMDAGGAGVSMGRSIFQHEDPEAIARAVAGVVHEDLSTDEALAESGLALEA; this comes from the coding sequence ATGACCACAGGAACTGACGCACGACTCGAGCGAATCGGCACAGACGGATCGTACGTGATCATCCCGATGGACCACGGCATCACGATGGGTGCGGTCCAGGGACTGAAAGACATCGAATCGACGATCGACGGCGTGACCAGCGGCGGGGCGGACGCCGTCCTCACGCAGAAGGGCGTCGCACCTCGCGTCCACGACAACAAGAACGGGAAGGGGTACATCGTCCACCTCAACGGCTCGACGACGATCGGACCCGACGAACAGGACAAACGGATGACCGGGACCGTCGAGGAGGCGATCCGAGTGGGTGCCGACGCCGTTTCCTTCCACATCAACGTCGGCTCCGACCACGAACCCGACCAGATCAGCCAGCTCTCGGAGGTCACCGAGCAGGCACAGCGGTTCGGCATCCCGGTGCTCGCGATGGCCTACGCTCGCGGTCCCGGCGTCGACTCGGCGGACCCAGAAGCGCTGGGCCACGCGGTCCGACTCGCCGAGGAACTCGGCGCGGACATCGTCAAGACGGGCTACAGCGGTGACGCGGAGAGCTTCCAGCACGTCGTCGAGTCGACCCGACTGCCGGTCGTCATCGCCGGCGGTTCGAAGGGCACCGACCGCGAGACGATCGAGATGGTCCGGGGCGTGATGGACGCCGGCGGTGCCGGCGTCTCGATGGGCCGATCGATCTTCCAGCACGAGGACCCGGAAGCCATCGCGCGGGCGGTCGCCGGCGTCGTCCACGAGGACCTCTCGACCGACGAGGCACTCGCCGAGTCGGGGCTGGCACTCGAGGCCTGA
- a CDS encoding cation diffusion facilitator family transporter — protein MRQHESAHAHDDSHAGDDHSHGRGHSHGGDSTSSRKLAAVSLINVVGFLVELAGGLAFGSVALISDAVHMLFDALAYVMAFAAAHVAEQYGDGERWSYGLHRLEPFAAFLNGLLLLPMVGFILWEAYQRFLEPVAIGTGPTIAIATGGLLVNVGSVYVLHGDAMSLNEKGAFYHLLGDAGGSVAVIVSVLAIEVTGIRVVDPITAALIAAVVTWSAVTVLRGSGEIFFLKTPLESADVRSHITGIDGVDRVDDFHAWQICSQITVATVHLETGVETMAEAESVVARVHDELARHGVDHATVELSPHYADRDVYLDTHCH, from the coding sequence ATGCGTCAACACGAGTCGGCGCACGCTCACGACGACTCGCACGCAGGCGACGACCACAGCCACGGACGGGGGCACAGCCACGGCGGGGATTCGACGAGCAGTCGCAAACTCGCCGCCGTCTCGCTGATCAACGTCGTCGGCTTCCTCGTCGAACTCGCGGGCGGGCTGGCCTTTGGCTCCGTCGCGTTGATCAGCGACGCCGTCCACATGCTGTTCGACGCGCTGGCGTACGTGATGGCCTTCGCCGCCGCTCACGTCGCCGAACAGTACGGCGACGGCGAGCGCTGGTCGTACGGCCTCCACCGTCTCGAGCCGTTCGCCGCGTTCCTCAACGGGCTCCTCCTCTTGCCGATGGTCGGGTTCATCCTCTGGGAGGCCTATCAACGCTTCCTCGAGCCCGTCGCCATCGGTACCGGCCCGACGATCGCCATCGCGACGGGGGGCCTCCTCGTCAACGTCGGCTCGGTGTACGTCCTCCACGGCGACGCGATGAGCCTCAACGAGAAGGGTGCGTTCTACCACTTGCTCGGCGACGCCGGCGGCTCCGTCGCCGTCATCGTCTCCGTGCTCGCCATCGAGGTGACCGGCATCCGCGTCGTCGACCCGATCACCGCGGCGCTCATCGCCGCCGTGGTGACCTGGTCGGCGGTCACCGTCTTGCGCGGCAGCGGCGAGATTTTCTTCCTCAAGACGCCCCTCGAGAGCGCCGACGTTCGCTCCCACATTACCGGGATCGACGGCGTGGATCGAGTCGACGACTTCCACGCGTGGCAGATCTGCAGTCAGATCACGGTCGCGACGGTCCACCTCGAGACCGGCGTCGAGACGATGGCCGAGGCCGAATCGGTCGTCGCTCGCGTCCACGACGAACTCGCCCGCCACGGCGTCGATCACGCGACCGTCGAACTGAGTCCCCACTATGCGGACCGTGACGTGTATCTCGATACGCACTGCCACTGA
- a CDS encoding SprT-like domain-containing protein — MTDGEELTLADEIVARARIHAREVREEYELAVDLGALEWTVSPRARRRAGLCRWNADSGVATIVLARRAYDHYDWPEFAGIVRHELVHAWEFQHFGESGHGERFRDRAGALEAPRYCEAFAEPRYVLRCLTDGCDWRATRHRASTPVKSPDQYRCGACGGPYEVEHAESGRTWTTAGGYGGAKAALGDEW, encoded by the coding sequence GTGACCGACGGCGAGGAGCTGACGCTCGCAGACGAGATCGTCGCCCGCGCGCGGATTCACGCCCGTGAGGTCCGCGAGGAGTACGAACTGGCCGTCGACCTCGGGGCCCTCGAGTGGACGGTCTCCCCGCGAGCGCGCCGCCGGGCGGGCCTTTGCAGGTGGAACGCGGACAGCGGCGTCGCGACGATCGTGCTCGCCCGCCGGGCGTACGACCACTACGACTGGCCCGAGTTCGCGGGGATCGTCCGCCACGAACTCGTCCACGCCTGGGAGTTCCAGCACTTCGGCGAGTCCGGACACGGGGAGCGATTTCGCGACCGGGCTGGCGCGCTCGAGGCCCCGCGCTACTGCGAGGCGTTCGCGGAGCCCCGATACGTCCTCCGGTGTCTCACCGACGGCTGTGACTGGCGGGCAACGCGCCACCGTGCGTCCACGCCCGTGAAATCGCCCGATCAGTACCGCTGTGGTGCCTGTGGCGGCCCCTACGAGGTCGAGCACGCGGAAAGCGGCCGGACGTGGACGACCGCCGGCGGCTACGGCGGCGCGAAAGCGGCCCTCGGCGACGAGTGGTAG
- a CDS encoding HAD family hydrolase: MAAYDAICFDLDSTLCESTQDAASLLESTFERAGCDPFCTPADLRAAVPDLPTAETDREFYEHLFTEVTRRAGVAPDLAPTLAANYLDVQEPTAVRFRPGAQPALEYARERASVALITNGGRKTQTRKLRSLGIEDAFDTHVFTEPSAGILPKPNAAPFERALTDLDVTPDAAIHVGDSLHADIAGANAMGLDSAWLDTGRDDGPSEHEPTYELASLETFETIV, from the coding sequence ATGGCCGCCTACGACGCGATCTGTTTCGATCTGGATTCGACGCTCTGCGAATCGACCCAGGATGCCGCGAGCCTGCTCGAGTCGACCTTCGAGCGGGCCGGCTGTGACCCGTTCTGTACGCCGGCGGATCTGCGAGCCGCGGTGCCCGACCTGCCGACCGCCGAAACGGATCGGGAGTTCTACGAGCACCTCTTTACGGAAGTCACACGGCGGGCCGGCGTGGCTCCCGATCTCGCGCCGACGCTCGCGGCGAACTACCTCGACGTCCAGGAGCCGACCGCCGTCCGGTTCCGGCCCGGCGCGCAACCCGCACTCGAATACGCCCGCGAGCGTGCATCCGTCGCGCTCATCACGAACGGTGGCCGGAAGACACAAACCCGGAAACTCCGATCGCTGGGTATCGAGGACGCGTTCGACACCCACGTCTTCACGGAGCCAAGCGCGGGGATCCTCCCGAAACCGAACGCGGCCCCTTTCGAACGCGCACTCACCGACCTCGACGTGACGCCGGACGCGGCGATCCACGTCGGCGACTCGTTACACGCCGACATCGCAGGGGCCAACGCGATGGGCCTGGACTCGGCCTGGCTCGACACCGGCCGCGACGACGGCCCCAGCGAACACGAGCCGACCTACGAGCTCGCGTCGCTCGAGACCTTCGAAACGATCGTCTAG
- a CDS encoding DUF6293 family protein has product MEVVKRVHVVPLGYEFDRIFEPIRDQRADLVYLLEGDGVGGRGRNGNGGERNGTTERNATAAAEYHEELRAELESIVPEVRTRECDLTDVYAVLGDVTTIADEHADDQVYVNVSGAGTIPAIGATIACMDVSTDAHAYYVEPAEYAHDGTDEPVSFGLDEIEEVPTYPIESPSRDQVAIMEFLSDPPAWDGFHDDRTAPPKKKDLIEYARDHDLSFIADRRSPDERSGEDKGAFRVLDTHVLEPLAEDGYVTIESVGRRRVVELTERGENAYRAFRHKLIGDDTES; this is encoded by the coding sequence ATGGAGGTCGTCAAGCGAGTCCACGTCGTGCCGCTGGGCTACGAGTTCGATCGGATCTTCGAGCCGATCCGGGACCAGCGGGCGGATCTCGTCTATCTGCTCGAGGGTGACGGCGTGGGCGGCAGGGGGAGGAACGGCAACGGAGGGGAGCGGAACGGAACGACCGAGCGAAACGCCACGGCAGCCGCCGAGTACCACGAGGAGTTGCGCGCGGAACTCGAGTCGATCGTCCCCGAGGTTCGGACCAGGGAGTGCGATCTGACGGACGTCTACGCCGTGCTCGGAGACGTGACGACGATCGCCGACGAGCACGCAGACGATCAGGTGTACGTCAACGTCTCCGGGGCCGGGACGATCCCGGCGATCGGTGCGACGATCGCGTGTATGGACGTCTCGACTGACGCACACGCCTATTACGTCGAGCCCGCGGAGTACGCCCACGACGGGACCGACGAACCGGTCTCGTTCGGGCTCGACGAGATCGAGGAGGTCCCGACCTATCCGATCGAGTCGCCGTCGCGTGACCAGGTCGCGATCATGGAGTTCCTCTCCGATCCGCCCGCGTGGGACGGATTTCACGACGATCGGACGGCCCCGCCGAAGAAGAAAGACCTCATCGAGTACGCGCGCGACCACGACCTCTCTTTTATCGCCGACCGCCGCTCGCCCGACGAGCGCTCCGGCGAGGACAAGGGCGCGTTCCGCGTGCTGGATACCCACGTCCTCGAGCCTCTCGCCGAGGACGGCTACGTCACGATCGAGTCGGTCGGCCGCCGGCGCGTGGTCGAGTTGACCGAGCGAGGCGAAAACGCCTACCGGGCGTTCCGGCACAAACTCATCGGTGACGATACCGAATCCTGA
- a CDS encoding 3-dehydroquinate synthase II, translated as MTRAVWVKADDTVGDWNDRRARITTALEAGADWVLVDEDDVGRVRELGDINVAAFRTDGDVTLVDDAESEDDPASQADAIIVGKNGEGDATIDLPEDFSGSADLSTLRRDGDFDRGAYVRILGTEYERFAETAAEEADHTIVVGEDWTIIPLENLIARIGEETDLVAGVTSAEEAKTAFETLEIGSDAVLLDSDDPDEIRKTVEVRDEAARESLDLEYAEVLDVERAGSADRVCVDTGSLLEHDEGMLVGSMSRGLVFVHGETAESPYVASRPFRVNAGAVHAYVRTPDGGTKYLSELQSGDEVQVVDLQGNTREAIVGRVKIEQRPMFRIALEAANGDRVETLLQNAETIKVATADGRKAVTDLEAGDEMLLYYEDTARHFGEAVEESIIEK; from the coding sequence ATGACGCGAGCTGTCTGGGTGAAAGCCGACGATACCGTCGGCGACTGGAACGACCGCCGGGCGCGGATCACCACCGCGCTCGAAGCGGGTGCAGACTGGGTACTGGTCGACGAAGACGACGTGGGACGCGTCCGCGAACTGGGCGACATCAACGTCGCGGCGTTTCGAACCGATGGCGACGTGACCCTGGTCGACGACGCCGAGAGCGAAGACGACCCTGCTTCGCAGGCCGACGCGATTATCGTCGGCAAAAACGGCGAGGGCGACGCGACGATCGACCTGCCCGAGGACTTCTCGGGCTCGGCGGATCTCTCGACGCTGCGACGGGACGGCGACTTCGACCGGGGCGCGTACGTCCGCATTCTCGGCACGGAGTACGAACGCTTCGCGGAAACCGCCGCCGAGGAAGCCGACCACACGATCGTCGTCGGCGAGGACTGGACGATCATCCCCCTCGAAAACCTGATCGCGCGTATCGGCGAGGAGACGGACCTCGTCGCGGGCGTGACCAGCGCCGAGGAGGCCAAGACGGCGTTCGAAACCCTCGAGATCGGCTCCGATGCCGTCTTGCTCGACTCCGACGATCCCGACGAGATCCGAAAGACGGTCGAGGTCCGGGACGAGGCAGCCCGCGAGAGCCTCGATCTCGAGTACGCCGAGGTACTCGACGTCGAACGGGCCGGCAGTGCCGACCGGGTCTGTGTCGATACCGGCAGCCTGCTCGAGCACGACGAGGGGATGCTCGTGGGGTCGATGAGCCGCGGGCTGGTGTTCGTCCACGGCGAAACCGCGGAATCACCGTACGTCGCCTCCCGTCCCTTCCGGGTGAACGCGGGCGCGGTCCACGCCTACGTCCGCACGCCCGACGGCGGGACGAAGTACCTCTCGGAACTGCAAAGCGGCGACGAGGTCCAGGTCGTCGATCTTCAGGGCAACACCCGCGAGGCCATCGTCGGTCGGGTCAAGATCGAACAGCGACCGATGTTCCGGATCGCCCTCGAGGCCGCGAACGGCGACCGCGTCGAAACCCTGCTCCAGAACGCCGAGACGATCAAGGTCGCCACCGCCGACGGACGCAAAGCGGTGACTGACCTCGAGGCCGGCGACGAGATGTTGCTGTACTACGAGGATACGGCTCGCCACTTCGGCGAAGCCGTCGAAGAAAGTATCATCGAGAAGTAG
- a CDS encoding zinc ribbon domain-containing protein has protein sequence MTWLRALLAAGLSVIMPGAGHVLVRDWLRAALFAGLFLSVSAFFLPIDQLTAAGPITSYDEAFEQATIMAEETDVMAQFFLSFIALFAAVDSAFRALGYLPGGNTETDESTCPECGKEIDEDLAFCHWCTTRLEPAEPEAETNDI, from the coding sequence ATGACATGGCTCCGTGCGCTTCTCGCCGCCGGCCTGTCGGTGATCATGCCCGGTGCGGGCCACGTCCTCGTTCGTGACTGGCTCCGCGCTGCCCTTTTTGCCGGGCTCTTCCTCTCGGTGAGTGCCTTCTTTCTCCCGATCGATCAACTCACGGCGGCCGGTCCGATAACGAGTTACGACGAGGCCTTCGAGCAAGCGACGATCATGGCCGAAGAAACCGACGTGATGGCACAGTTCTTCCTCTCGTTTATCGCCCTGTTCGCCGCGGTCGATTCGGCCTTTCGCGCGCTGGGCTACCTGCCCGGCGGTAATACGGAGACGGACGAATCGACCTGCCCCGAGTGCGGGAAAGAAATCGACGAGGACCTCGCGTTCTGTCACTGGTGTACGACGCGACTCGAACCGGCAGAGCCCGAGGCAGAGACGAACGATATCTGA
- a CDS encoding type I 3-dehydroquinate dehydratase: MELDFDSFVLAASTADLSEEPTAREHADAIEFRMDLTDEPLAALEAYDGELPLLATNRADWEGGDADEDGRLEALTEATGFDAVAAIDVELESIVDGDAEETLETARNRDVSIVASAHDFEGTPPRTGLVRTLTEAGKYADVAKLAVTADSKADTLAVLSATEQLTAHGDTVATMAMGDVGSHTRAVAPVYGSKIGYAPVDPAAATAPGQYDLETLSELVTRLE, encoded by the coding sequence ATGGAACTTGACTTCGACTCGTTCGTACTCGCGGCGTCGACGGCGGACCTCTCCGAGGAACCCACGGCCCGCGAGCACGCGGACGCGATCGAGTTTCGAATGGACCTGACCGACGAGCCACTGGCCGCACTCGAGGCCTACGACGGCGAGCTCCCGCTCCTCGCGACGAATCGAGCCGACTGGGAGGGCGGTGACGCCGACGAGGACGGCCGACTCGAGGCGCTGACCGAAGCGACCGGGTTCGATGCCGTCGCCGCGATCGACGTCGAACTCGAGTCGATCGTGGACGGCGACGCCGAGGAGACCCTCGAGACGGCTCGCAACCGGGATGTCTCGATCGTCGCGTCGGCCCACGACTTCGAGGGGACGCCGCCTCGAACGGGGCTGGTCCGGACGCTGACGGAGGCGGGCAAGTACGCCGACGTCGCGAAACTGGCGGTGACTGCGGACTCGAAGGCCGATACGCTCGCGGTGTTGTCCGCGACCGAACAGCTGACGGCCCACGGCGACACGGTCGCGACGATGGCGATGGGCGACGTGGGGAGTCACACGCGTGCGGTCGCACCGGTGTACGGGTCGAAAATCGGCTACGCGCCCGTCGATCCCGCGGCGGCGACTGCACCGGGACAGTACGACCTCGAGACGCTCTCGGAACTGGTGACACGACTCGAGTGA
- a CDS encoding transcription initiation factor IIB, with product MTNAPSNTRVRRSEPETNEQETESEQEDLACPECAGNLVVDDEHGETVCEDCGLVVEEDSVDRGPEWRAFDAAEKNEKSRVGAPTTNTMHDKGLSTNIDWRNKDAYGNSLGSRQREKMQRLRKWNERFRTRDSKERNLKQALGEIDRMASALGLPTNVRETASVIYRRALDEDLLPGRSIEGVSTACVYAAARQAGVPRSLDEIADVSRVEKNEIARTYRYVVRELGLEVQPADPESYVPRFASGLELSDEAEHRARSLLQNAKEKGVHSGKSPVGLAAAAVYAAALLTNEKTTQAAVSDVADISEVTIRNRYHELLEAEETIGMA from the coding sequence ATGACTAACGCACCATCGAATACGAGAGTACGACGTAGCGAACCCGAAACGAACGAACAGGAGACCGAAAGCGAGCAGGAGGATCTTGCCTGCCCCGAGTGTGCGGGTAACCTCGTCGTCGACGACGAACACGGTGAGACCGTCTGTGAGGACTGTGGCTTGGTCGTCGAGGAGGACTCGGTCGACCGCGGTCCCGAATGGCGCGCGTTCGACGCCGCCGAGAAAAACGAGAAGTCCCGCGTGGGCGCGCCGACGACGAACACGATGCACGACAAGGGCCTCTCGACCAACATCGACTGGCGCAACAAGGACGCCTACGGGAACTCCCTTGGCTCGCGTCAGCGCGAGAAGATGCAGCGCCTGCGCAAGTGGAACGAGCGCTTCCGCACCCGCGACTCCAAGGAGCGCAACCTCAAGCAGGCACTCGGCGAGATCGACCGGATGGCCTCCGCGCTGGGGCTGCCCACGAACGTCCGCGAGACGGCAAGCGTCATCTATCGACGCGCGCTCGACGAGGACCTCCTCCCCGGTCGCTCCATCGAGGGCGTCTCGACGGCGTGTGTCTACGCCGCCGCCCGGCAGGCTGGCGTCCCCCGGAGCCTCGACGAGATCGCCGACGTCTCCCGCGTCGAGAAAAACGAGATCGCCCGCACCTACCGCTACGTCGTCCGCGAACTCGGCCTCGAGGTCCAGCCGGCCGATCCCGAGAGCTACGTCCCCCGGTTCGCCTCGGGACTCGAACTCTCCGACGAGGCCGAGCACCGCGCGCGAAGCCTGCTCCAGAACGCCAAGGAGAAGGGCGTCCACTCGGGCAAGTCGCCGGTCGGCCTCGCAGCCGCCGCGGTCTACGCCGCCGCACTGCTGACCAACGAGAAGACCACGCAGGCCGCCGTCTCCGACGTCGCCGACATCTCCGAAGTCACCATCCGAAACCGCTACCACGAGCTCCTCGAGGCCGAGGAGACCATCGGGATGGCCTAA
- a CDS encoding DUF84 family protein has product MNLAVGSTNPVKIDAVERTLERYEPTVTAVDVDSGVDEQPRSIAETVTGAENRARRALAATDADYGIGLEGGVARLGATPGLSLIMWGVATDGERTERGGGPTLRLPDHVAERLADGAELGPVMDDVLGTTGVATGAGAAGVFTDGLTDRTRALGEAVACSFGPLVTTAYETEP; this is encoded by the coding sequence ATGAACCTCGCAGTCGGCAGCACGAATCCGGTCAAGATCGATGCGGTCGAGCGAACCCTCGAGCGATACGAGCCGACCGTAACCGCGGTCGACGTCGATTCCGGTGTCGACGAACAGCCACGGTCGATCGCGGAAACCGTCACCGGTGCCGAGAACCGCGCGCGACGAGCGCTCGCGGCGACCGACGCGGACTACGGGATCGGCCTCGAGGGCGGCGTCGCCCGACTCGGAGCGACGCCGGGACTGTCACTGATCATGTGGGGTGTGGCCACGGATGGTGAGCGGACGGAACGAGGCGGCGGCCCGACGCTTCGGCTTCCGGATCACGTCGCCGAGCGGCTCGCGGACGGTGCGGAGTTGGGGCCGGTGATGGACGACGTACTCGGAACGACGGGGGTCGCTACGGGGGCGGGAGCCGCCGGCGTGTTCACCGACGGCTTGACCGATCGGACGCGAGCGCTCGGCGAGGCAGTTGCGTGTTCGTTTGGCCCCTTGGTAACGACGGCTTACGAGACGGAACCCTAA
- a CDS encoding DUF7123 family protein, translating into MAPDLTSKQQRILEYFRNNAATKTYFKSRLIGQELGMTAKEVGSNITALQEGDYDVEIEKWGYSSSTTWKVNC; encoded by the coding sequence ATGGCCCCCGACCTCACGAGCAAACAACAGCGGATTCTGGAGTACTTCCGGAACAACGCGGCGACGAAGACGTACTTCAAATCCCGCCTCATCGGCCAAGAGCTCGGTATGACGGCCAAAGAGGTCGGCTCGAACATCACCGCGCTTCAGGAGGGCGACTACGATGTCGAGATCGAAAAATGGGGGTATTCCTCGAGTACCACCTGGAAAGTAAACTGTTGA